The DNA segment GATATCCAGCGCCGGTTCCGGCAGCATGACGACGGGCGCGGCGCGAAATATTTCCGCGGACGCCGGCCGCTGCGGATCGTCTACCTGGAGAGCGGGCACGACCGGCGCAGCGCCAGCCGGCGCGAAGCGGCCATCAAGAAACTGACGCGGTTCGGCAAGCTGCAGCTGATCGCCAGGTGCCGCGCTGCCGCGCACCCGCGCGGCGGCGTCATGTAGCGCCGGTGCCGGCCGGATGCCCGTGCTGTAAGGCTCAGCCGTGATCCGCCTCCGGCGGGGTGGCGTCCCCGGCACCGGTGCCGGGATGGGGCGGGCGGCTGCGCAGGACTTTCTTCTTCGGCTCCAGGGTGAACCAGTCGTCGCTGGTAATGGCGTGGAAATAGTCGGCTTCCTCGATCAGCAGCTTCGACGCCGCCGCGGGCACGGCTGCGATCTCGACCCGCACACCTTCCGATTTCAGGTGGCTCACGAGCTCGACGTAGTCCGAGTCACCCGACATGATGATGATGGTGTCGACCTTGTTGGCAAGCTGCGTGGCCTTGATCGAAAGCGGGATATCCGCGCTCTTGTGGCAGGGTCGCACCGAGCCGTGGTAGTTGGCGTGCAGGCGCTCGCGCAGCTTGGCCGAGATTTGTCTGCCCTCGCGAAAGTACACCAGTCGGTTGAGCGCGCGGTTGCCCAGCAGCCTGGGGACCAGCGTGTCGAAATTGAGCATGGTGTTCGGCCGGTTCGTTTCGGCGTGGATGCTGCGCTCCATATTGTTGCCGTCGACGAGGATGGCGACGGACTGGCTGATCAGGACCTGCGGTATCTCGCTGTTTGCCATGGTGCTGTCCGGCGGCTGTCGGTTTGCGCCGCGCTCGCGCTGTACAATGCACAGATAGCCTGGGAATTTCAATGTCAATCACGAGGTGGAATCATGACGGGAATCGCGCTGTTGCTGCATGTCTGGAGTGCAGTGATCTGGGTCGGCGGAATGTTTTTCGCGTGGATGGTGCTGCGGCCGGTGGCGGCCGCCCAGCTGGAGGCGCGCGCGCGGCTGCAATTGTGGGAGGGGGTCTTCCGCCGCTTCTTCCCATGGGTCTTCGCCGCGATCGCCGTCCTCCTCGCCACCGGTTACGGCATGATCCTGCTGTCCTTCGGCGGCTTTGACCACGTCGGTCTGCATGTGCATGTGATGCACTGGAGCGGTTACGCGATGATACTGATTTTCCTGCACGTCTACTTCGCGCCGTTTCGGCGGCTGCGCCGGGCGGTGGCCGCAGCGGACTGGCCGGCCGGGGGACGGCAGCTGGCGCAGATACGCCGTCTGGTCGGCATCAATCTGCTGCTCGGCCTGCTGGTCGTGGCGGTTGCCGCGGGTGGCCGTTACCTGCCCGGCTGATCCGGCTTGCGGGGTGCGGTAGTGCCGACTACAGTGAAATCATGTTGTATGTTGACGGAAACGGCGCGGACGTGCGCAAGGAGCATAACGTGATCGACCTGAGAACTTTCCGGAAGGACGCGAATCCCGGGTTTCCGCATGCACCCCATGACTGGACGGTTTCGGCGGCGCAGCGGACGGCAGCCACCGAAGGTCTGCGTCTGAACGATGACCACTGGCTGGCGGTGCGGGCGCTGCAGGAGTTTTTCGCACGGCACGATGCAGGACCACCGGTCAACCCGCGCGAGCTGCACGACGCCCTGGAAGAGAAATTCCACAGTGAGGGCGGTATGAAATATCTCTACCGCCTGTTTCCGGGCGGACCCGTGGCACAGGGCTGTCGCCTGGCCGGCCTGCAACCGCCGGCGGGCAGCGTGGACCGCGGCTTCGGCAGCGTGCAGTAGACTGCGCCGGGCCTGTCACCGACAGGGTTAACGAGCCGCAGGCTCCTGTTGCGGGCAAATGGCGCCCATTGCTTTCGAGAAGGCGTGCCGGAGGCGTTCCGGATCGCGGTCGGCCGCTGCGGAGTGGTGCTCTTGGTCCCGGGAATCCGCCCGGTGTGCGGGCCCGGGGCGCGTAGTGTGTTTATTCACCCGGCTGTGCCGCCGGGCGTCATTCCGTACCGAGGCTCGCGCACGCGACTGTGCGTAACCGGCGCATCCCGTTGCGGTTTTCAAGAGAGGTCTGGCAGCGCATCCCGCGGGGGTTGGCGGCTGCGCCGGGATGCAGCGCGAGGGTGGGTTGCGTGGGAAGGCGGGTACACCCGTGGGCCGGTCAACGTCCCATCCTGCCGCTGGGCAGGGTAGGGCGCGTTGCCGGCCCCGGCCGGATCAGCCCTTTTTGTTGGACTGTCCCGCCCGTTTGGCCACCTTGGCCTGCATGCATTCCTCGATATAGGCATCATGTTTCGCGGCATCCAGCTCGGAGGCGATGAAATCGCTGATGCAGTCGACCTTGTCGTCGACGTCACGGGGATCGGTGGTTGCCTGAACGACCGCCGCCTGGCTTGCGCCTGCAGTGGTAAGGGCGGCGGCGAACAGCATGGTGCTGAATTTCATGTTTGCTCCTGGCAGACCATGCGGTCTGTGCGTCATGCGGGCAACTGCCCGCAAGGGCAATTATTAAGGTGCGCCACCCGCCGCAGTAAAATGAATTTTTTTCATCCTCACCATGCAGGAAACTGCTCGTGCACCCGGTCGGGTCCGCCGCTGCCGGCCGCCCGGGGCGGGGCGTGACGGGGACGGGACGCACGCCGGAATCTGCGGTACCATGCGCGCATGCAGACCCTGACACATGCCGCCGCGGCGCCGGGACGATGAAACCCGGTCCCGTACTACTGGTGATCTTCGACGGGTTCGGCCTCAATCCGAGCCGTGCCCACAACGCCTGGGCGCTCGCGCGCACCCCGCATCTCGACCACTATTTCGCCAGCTGGCCGCACAGTGTGCTGCAGGCATCCGGCCGCGCCGTGGGGCTGCCCGACGGCCAGTTCGGCAATTCCGAGGTCGGTCATCTCACGCTCGGCTCGGGGCGTATCCTGGAACAGGATCTGGTGCGTATCGCCAATGCCTTGTACGACGGCCAGCTGGCGCACAATCCGGTCTGGGAACAGCTGCTGCGGGATGCCCGGCGCGTGCATCTGGTCGGCATGGTGTCCGACGGCGGCGTGCATTCCCACATCGAGCACCTGTTCGGTCTGCTCGACCTGCTGCACGAGCGGGGTGTCGAGCCGGTGCTGCACATGATCACCGACGGCCGCGACACCGCACCCCAGGCCGCGCTGGAATATCTGCGACGTCTGGAGGACAAGCTGATGCGCCTGGGCAAGGGCCGCATCGCCACCGTGTGCGGCCGCTACTGCGCGATGGACCGTGCCAAGCACTGGGATCGCACAGAGCGCGCCTGGCGCTGCCTGGTGCGGGCCGACGGGCTGAACGCCGATTCGCCGCGGGCCGCCATCGAGTCGGCCTACGCCCGCGGCGAGGGCGACGAGTTCATCCAGCCCACCGTCATCCAGGGCTTCCGCGGCATCGCGCCGGATGAACCGGTGCTGTGCTTCAATTTCCGCAGTGACCGCATGCGCCAGCTGGCAGCCGCCTTCGGCCTGGCCGACTTCGATGGCTTCGCGCGCGGCGGCACCGTCCTGCAGCGCCTGGTGTGCATGACGGAATACGACGCCTGCTACCCGTTCCCCGTGCTGTTCAAACCGCAGTCGCCGCAATGGGTGCTGGCGGAGGTGATCAGCGCCGCCGGGCTGCGCCAGCTGCATTGCGCGGAAACCGAAAAGTATCCGCACGTCACCTATTTCTTCAACGGCGGCCGGGAGCAGCCCTATCCGGGGGAGGAGCGCACCATCGTGCCGTCCCCCAAGGTCGCGACCTACGACATGCAGCCGGAAATGAGCGCATCCAAGGTCGCGGACAAGCTCATCGAGGCCATCACGGGCGGGCAGCACGATTTTATCGTCACCAACTTCGCCAACACCGACATGGTCGGGCATACCGCCCGGCGCGAGGCCGTGATCAGGGCGGTGGAGACCATCGACAACGAGAGCCACCGCGTCTTCCGTGTCGCACTCGAGCGCGGCTGGCGTATCCTGCTGACCGCCGACCACGGCAACTGCGACGAGATGGTGAATCCCAATACCGGCGAGCCCCATACGCAGCACAGCGAGTATCCCGTACCGTTCCTGATCATGGGCGCGGGGCCGGTGCGCCTGGGGACCGGGCGCGGCCTGGCGGACATCGCACCCACCATCCTCGACCTGCTTGGCCTGCCGCGGCCTCCCGAGATGACCGGGCGCAGCCTGATTTTGAAAGACGGACTGTTGTGAACCGGAGGCAGTCATGACCGACACCCGCGACCCCGCCATAGCCGTCCTGGCGCACAACCCGGCGCTGGACATCAGCTACGAGGTGGCGCAGCTGGTCGCCGATCGCAAGGTGCGCGCCGAGCGCACCCGGTACTACCCCGGCGGCAACGGCATCAATGTCGCCCGCGCGCTGGCCGAGCTGGCCGTCCCGTTCAGCTGCTGCAGCGTGATCGGCGGCGAGAGCGGCGACCTGCTGCTGCGCCTGCTCGGTGGCCGGCTCGGCGACCATCACACCATTTTCCAGGTGGCGGGCGAGACACGGGTCAACGCCACCATCCAGCAGAAGTCACCCCCGACCCAGTACGAGGTGGACAGCTGCGGGCCCGAGATACCCGCGGCCGTGCTGGACGACATCGACCGCTGTTTCCTTGCCGCCTGCGGCCAGGGCTACGGCGTCCTGACCGGCTCGAATCCGCCCGGGGTGCCGGATTCGCACCGGCGCGGGCTTGCGGAACGCATCAGGGAGCAGGGCGGCAGGGCGGTGGTCGACGCCTATGGCCCGGTGCTGCAGGAGGTTCTCCAGGCACAGCCCTACCTGCTGCGGTTGAACCGCTACGTCCTGGAGATGACCACCATGCGGCGTCTGGAGAGCATCGAATCGGTTGCCGCCGCGGCACGCGAACTGCAGCAGCGCGGTATCGAGCAGGTCTGCATCTCGCTCGGTCCCGACGGCGCCATCCTGGTGCAGTCCGGCAACAGTTACCATTGCGCCGCGCCGCGCATGCACGTGCAGTCGACGGTGGGTTGCGGCGACGCGCTGCTGGCGGGGCTGGTCAGCGCGGCCGCGCGCGGCGCGAATGCCCAGGACATGCTCAGGCTCGGCGTCGCCTGCGGCAGCGCCACCGCTGCGCATGCCGGGACCGAACTGTTCAGCAGCGCGGAACTGGAGCCGCTGATCGCCCGCCTCGAGGTGACTGCCCTGGATGTCTGAGTCGGGCTGTTCACGCCTGCGGTGACGGAATCCCGGCTGCAGGCGACCTCCGGAAGTTGACTGATCTCAAGACTGCGGTATACCGGATAGGCTATACTGCAGTAGCTTGGCGGCACTCTCGCCAGCCAGGCGTGCACCAACCGGGGGGGAGTGCATCCATGGCCGACAAGAAGCGCGCGACCGTTCAGGTCGCTACCAATGACATCCTCAATGCCAGGAACAGCCTGGAGCTGATGGTGCTCGAATATGGCAACGTCCACATCGAGACGCTGGGTCAGTTGCTGTCGCTGACCCGCACCGTGGAGATCGAGTACTCGCATCTCTGCGCCCATCGCCTGTGCAACTAGGGGTTATCGCGCGGCTCCCCGATAACCCCGGCGTCGCGTAGAGCCAATCACTCGTCCCCGCGAGCGGGGGCTGCCAGACTCAGTATTACTGCCGGCTGCGCTGTCTGCCTGCGGCGGATGCGGCATTGCGCAGCGCCGCGCGCGAAGGCGACTCGCGCCGCGGCTGGCGGATGCAGCCGGAGCCAAGTCTTGCGGATTACAGACGCCTGCGCAGGCTGAAGCAACCGTTGCTAGAGCCAGCGCATCAATCCGCATTCGAGCGGGTGGCTGAGCAGGTGATGGCAGGGGTAGTAACGTATCCGGAACTGCTGCAGACCACCGGCGGAACAGCCATTGTCGACATCGAACAGGTCACAGCGGTACAGCGTGGTACCGTCGGCACGGTCGCCGGCCAGGTAGAACAGCCGCCGGTGGGTGATCTCGAAGTTTCCGTCCTCGTCGCTCCGGCCGAGCACGCATTCGACCACCACATCCTCCGGCTGCAGGCCGTCGAGCGTCAGCGCCACTTCGAATGAGAGTATCTCACCGGCCTGTATCGATGCCGGTACCGGCGTGACCAGCTGTCCGTGCACGGCCGGCCAGGACCGGGCAACCGTCTGCTTCCAGGCAGCCAGCTCGCGCGCGCCCGTTGCCGCGTTCGCACTCAGGCGCCGGCCCTCGCGGGCCGCCGGCGCGTAGGACTGTTGCAGGTAGTCGGTGGCCATGCGGATGGTGTTGAAGCGTGGCAGGATGGTCTTCATGGAGGCGCGTGCGATGCGCAGCCATTCATCGGAATAGCCTTCCCCGTTGTGGGTGTAGTAGGCGGGGATGACCTGGTACTCGAGGATGTTCATGAGTTCGGCCGCCTCGAGCTGCTCGCGGGTCTCGCGGTCGAATTCGGGGTGGGGTGTGATGGTC comes from the Pseudomonadota bacterium genome and includes:
- a CDS encoding GIY-YIG nuclease family protein, coding for MDWQVYIILCTDDSLYTGITNDIQRRFRQHDDGRGAKYFRGRRPLRIVYLESGHDRRSASRREAAIKKLTRFGKLQLIARCRAAAHPRGGVM
- a CDS encoding NYN domain-containing protein, encoding MANSEIPQVLISQSVAILVDGNNMERSIHAETNRPNTMLNFDTLVPRLLGNRALNRLVYFREGRQISAKLRERLHANYHGSVRPCHKSADIPLSIKATQLANKVDTIIIMSGDSDYVELVSHLKSEGVRVEIAAVPAAASKLLIEEADYFHAITSDDWFTLEPKKKVLRSRPPHPGTGAGDATPPEADHG
- a CDS encoding CopD family protein; translated protein: MTGIALLLHVWSAVIWVGGMFFAWMVLRPVAAAQLEARARLQLWEGVFRRFFPWVFAAIAVLLATGYGMILLSFGGFDHVGLHVHVMHWSGYAMILIFLHVYFAPFRRLRRAVAAADWPAGGRQLAQIRRLVGINLLLGLLVVAVAAGGRYLPG
- a CDS encoding TusE/DsrC/DsvC family sulfur relay protein — protein: MIDLRTFRKDANPGFPHAPHDWTVSAAQRTAATEGLRLNDDHWLAVRALQEFFARHDAGPPVNPRELHDALEEKFHSEGGMKYLYRLFPGGPVAQGCRLAGLQPPAGSVDRGFGSVQ
- the gpmI gene encoding 2,3-bisphosphoglycerate-independent phosphoglycerate mutase; this encodes MKPGPVLLVIFDGFGLNPSRAHNAWALARTPHLDHYFASWPHSVLQASGRAVGLPDGQFGNSEVGHLTLGSGRILEQDLVRIANALYDGQLAHNPVWEQLLRDARRVHLVGMVSDGGVHSHIEHLFGLLDLLHERGVEPVLHMITDGRDTAPQAALEYLRRLEDKLMRLGKGRIATVCGRYCAMDRAKHWDRTERAWRCLVRADGLNADSPRAAIESAYARGEGDEFIQPTVIQGFRGIAPDEPVLCFNFRSDRMRQLAAAFGLADFDGFARGGTVLQRLVCMTEYDACYPFPVLFKPQSPQWVLAEVISAAGLRQLHCAETEKYPHVTYFFNGGREQPYPGEERTIVPSPKVATYDMQPEMSASKVADKLIEAITGGQHDFIVTNFANTDMVGHTARREAVIRAVETIDNESHRVFRVALERGWRILLTADHGNCDEMVNPNTGEPHTQHSEYPVPFLIMGAGPVRLGTGRGLADIAPTILDLLGLPRPPEMTGRSLILKDGLL
- a CDS encoding hexose kinase — translated: MTDTRDPAIAVLAHNPALDISYEVAQLVADRKVRAERTRYYPGGNGINVARALAELAVPFSCCSVIGGESGDLLLRLLGGRLGDHHTIFQVAGETRVNATIQQKSPPTQYEVDSCGPEIPAAVLDDIDRCFLAACGQGYGVLTGSNPPGVPDSHRRGLAERIREQGGRAVVDAYGPVLQEVLQAQPYLLRLNRYVLEMTTMRRLESIESVAAAARELQQRGIEQVCISLGPDGAILVQSGNSYHCAAPRMHVQSTVGCGDALLAGLVSAAARGANAQDMLRLGVACGSATAAHAGTELFSSAELEPLIARLEVTALDV